One window from the genome of Sporosarcina sp. 6E9 encodes:
- a CDS encoding NCS1 family transporter, with product MANGGDYLKSPDLLPVTHQQRNIGTFGFAVIWVGMAVVLAAFAIGGSAIMSLSLPMVILATLIGSILIGVFMTLIGDIGIEHGLSFPVYMRAPFGTFGTHIPSLVRGVTASCWFGLNTYFGALAINGILNLLFDFNNWFLCFLVFAAFQLFNTSLGIKSIERFADFAAPVIILISCWMYITLADHATAEGKNVWTWVESPTTGMAAFTAFMVVMMANMGFWATLAADMPTLSRFFKAPKNERNWFKRNKTQLVGSLIVMPLTNTFIVTIGAVAYMAVASADPINALQQSASGIVLGVLLLMIVLAQWSTNTSANVIPAATIFSNVGGPKVPFWAAVIIAGIIGVIAQPWSLFGVLVNALLIIGGILTAIVGILFADYYLIRKRRVNVKDLYELNGQYKYMNGFNLAGLIAWVIGGVIANMFPTYSSLVGFFVGALVYYVLAKYWWFKKYPQAELDDPSDDRYLGITAGHDWDDIVEQKIVEQEIEEKSA from the coding sequence ATGGCGAATGGTGGCGATTATTTAAAATCACCAGATTTACTTCCAGTGACACATCAACAAAGGAATATTGGGACATTTGGTTTTGCAGTGATTTGGGTAGGAATGGCCGTCGTATTAGCCGCCTTTGCAATTGGCGGATCAGCTATTATGAGTTTATCATTGCCGATGGTAATTTTAGCGACATTGATAGGTTCCATTTTAATCGGCGTATTTATGACGTTAATCGGTGATATTGGCATTGAGCACGGCTTGTCCTTCCCGGTTTATATGCGTGCCCCATTTGGCACATTTGGCACGCATATACCATCGCTTGTTCGCGGGGTGACAGCTTCTTGTTGGTTCGGTCTTAACACCTATTTTGGTGCATTGGCCATCAATGGGATTTTGAATTTATTATTCGACTTTAATAATTGGTTTTTATGTTTCCTTGTTTTTGCAGCATTTCAGTTATTTAACACATCGCTCGGCATTAAATCCATTGAGCGTTTTGCGGATTTTGCTGCGCCGGTTATCATTTTAATATCGTGCTGGATGTACATTACGCTTGCCGATCATGCAACGGCTGAAGGGAAAAATGTGTGGACTTGGGTGGAATCACCGACGACAGGGATGGCGGCATTTACAGCATTCATGGTTGTGATGATGGCGAACATGGGGTTTTGGGCAACGTTAGCAGCTGATATGCCGACACTTTCGCGTTTCTTTAAAGCGCCTAAAAATGAACGCAATTGGTTCAAACGCAATAAGACGCAGTTAGTTGGCTCTTTAATCGTAATGCCGCTTACCAATACATTTATCGTAACCATAGGTGCAGTGGCTTATATGGCAGTGGCATCTGCTGATCCGATAAATGCCTTGCAGCAAAGTGCAAGTGGAATTGTGTTAGGGGTTTTATTGCTTATGATTGTGCTAGCGCAATGGTCAACCAATACGTCAGCAAACGTTATTCCTGCGGCAACGATTTTCTCAAACGTTGGTGGTCCAAAAGTGCCGTTCTGGGCTGCTGTTATAATCGCGGGTATTATTGGGGTTATAGCACAGCCGTGGAGCCTGTTTGGCGTCTTAGTCAATGCGTTATTAATCATTGGCGGTATTTTAACAGCAATTGTGGGGATATTATTCGCGGATTATTATCTAATCCGTAAACGCCGTGTGAACGTAAAAGATCTTTACGAGTTAAACGGCCAATATAAGTATATGAATGGCTTTAACTTGGCGGGGTTAATCGCTTGGGTGATTGGTGGTGTCATAGCGAATATGTTCCCAACGTATTCTTCACTGGTGGGATTTTTCGTGGGGGCACTCGTGTACTATGTCTTGGCGAAATATTGGTGGTTCAAAAAGTACCCGCAAGCCGAACTAGACGATCCTAGTGACGACAGGTATTTAGGTATTACAGCTGGTCACGATTGGGATGATATCGTCGAGCAAAAAATCGTCGAGCAAGAAATTGAAGAAAAAAGTGCTTAA